The Syntrophorhabdaceae bacterium genome includes a window with the following:
- the rnr gene encoding ribonuclease R: MKKNRHNISPDFDEKVLTRILAQEGRPLSLNELIDRLRISRKYRKELKRFLGDLNEKGSVMRLKSGSFGIPREMNLMAGTLWCTKSGNGFVIPDKAQEKDVFIPARFIKEALHGDRVIARIEHTSRGRKEGKIIKVTKRGMRNIVGFIQQQKGQLYVIPEDERVSQRFIVGTYPKNKEMHDGDIVAARITKFPEEWKNPECAVVKSLKGLDSTQSITQFVEYKYNLPLRFRQKTESEAKALRLGDEIEDGRIDLRKLRHVTIDGEYAKDFDDAVCIDKIKGGYTLYVSIADVSHYVRPSSDIDREAYERGTSVYFPGKVLPMIPKALSNILCSLNPDEDRLAVTAAMHFSKDGSLVKSTFQKSIIRSIRRLTYNQVEEALNGNTKTQAQLADIMPDLEHMKELASALREKRTQRGTLDFDLPEPEVILDIEGGIKNILRSQRLFSHQIIEEFMIAANEAVASYLFRKKLPAIYRIHEPPDKEKLRDFEKLLYTLPVNRQCKDRRFFLSQILENVHGTDYEFFINRVLLRSMKQAKYSPVNKGHFGLASDCYLHFTSPIRRYPDLVCHRVLKSTFNGGHRYSEEELGEMALHLSERERVAMEAERELEDRIRILFMKDKLGEVYEGIIAHITSFGFFVELLDIFVEGVVLLSDLRSDYFIFQEEKFRLIGRRTKKIFRIGDRVKIKVILADVEHKRLHFELI; encoded by the coding sequence ATGAAAAAGAATAGACATAACATCTCACCTGACTTTGACGAAAAGGTTCTCACCAGGATCCTGGCGCAGGAAGGGCGTCCCTTAAGCCTCAATGAGCTTATTGACAGACTCCGCATCAGCAGAAAATACAGAAAAGAACTGAAACGGTTCCTGGGAGATTTGAACGAGAAAGGTTCAGTGATGAGGCTGAAGAGCGGCTCATTCGGCATACCGCGCGAGATGAATCTTATGGCAGGGACACTCTGGTGCACAAAAAGCGGGAATGGGTTTGTCATCCCCGATAAGGCGCAAGAAAAAGATGTCTTTATCCCGGCACGATTCATCAAAGAGGCCCTCCACGGCGACAGGGTCATTGCCCGGATCGAGCACACATCGAGGGGACGCAAAGAAGGGAAGATCATCAAGGTTACAAAACGGGGCATGCGGAACATAGTGGGTTTCATCCAGCAGCAGAAAGGACAGCTTTATGTCATACCCGAAGACGAAAGGGTCTCCCAGCGTTTCATTGTCGGGACATATCCAAAAAACAAAGAGATGCACGATGGCGACATCGTAGCTGCCAGAATAACGAAATTCCCCGAGGAATGGAAAAATCCTGAATGTGCGGTCGTAAAGTCATTAAAAGGGTTAGACAGCACCCAGTCTATCACGCAGTTCGTGGAGTATAAGTACAACCTGCCGCTCCGGTTCAGACAAAAAACCGAGTCAGAGGCAAAGGCGCTGAGACTGGGGGACGAAATCGAAGATGGCAGGATCGACCTGAGGAAGCTGAGGCACGTCACCATCGACGGCGAATACGCAAAGGATTTCGATGACGCCGTCTGTATCGATAAAATAAAAGGCGGTTATACCCTCTATGTCTCGATCGCCGATGTCTCCCATTATGTCCGGCCATCATCGGATATCGACCGGGAGGCATACGAAAGGGGTACCAGCGTTTACTTTCCGGGCAAGGTTCTGCCGATGATCCCCAAGGCCCTCTCCAACATTCTCTGCAGTCTGAACCCTGATGAAGACAGGCTCGCCGTGACAGCAGCAATGCACTTCTCAAAGGACGGCAGCCTGGTCAAAAGTACTTTTCAAAAATCCATCATCAGGAGCATCAGGAGGCTCACCTACAACCAGGTCGAAGAGGCATTAAACGGCAATACAAAGACACAGGCACAACTGGCAGACATCATGCCGGATCTGGAGCACATGAAGGAGCTTGCATCCGCCCTCAGGGAAAAGAGGACACAGCGGGGCACCCTCGATTTCGACCTCCCCGAGCCGGAGGTAATCCTCGATATCGAAGGCGGCATCAAGAACATCCTCCGTTCGCAGAGACTCTTCTCTCACCAGATCATCGAGGAGTTCATGATCGCCGCGAACGAGGCTGTGGCAAGCTATCTCTTCCGAAAAAAACTGCCTGCCATATACAGGATCCATGAACCCCCGGACAAAGAGAAGCTCCGGGACTTCGAAAAACTTCTTTATACCCTTCCCGTCAACAGGCAATGTAAAGACCGGAGGTTTTTCCTGTCGCAGATACTCGAGAATGTTCATGGGACGGATTATGAATTTTTTATCAACAGGGTACTGTTGAGGTCCATGAAGCAGGCAAAATATTCACCGGTGAATAAAGGACACTTCGGGCTGGCATCGGACTGCTATCTGCATTTCACGTCACCGATCAGGAGATATCCCGACCTTGTATGCCACAGGGTCCTGAAAAGCACCTTCAACGGAGGCCACCGTTATAGCGAAGAAGAGCTTGGCGAGATGGCCCTCCATCTTTCGGAAAGGGAGCGGGTGGCGATGGAGGCTGAGAGGGAGCTTGAGGACAGGATCAGGATACTCTTCATGAAGGACAAACTGGGCGAGGTATATGAAGGCATCATAGCCCACATCACGTCCTTTGGATTTTTTGTGGAGCTCCTGGATATCTTCGTTGAGGGCGTTGTCCTCCTGTCGGACCTCCGGAGCGATTATTTCATCTTCCAGGAAGAAAAGTTCAGGCTCATAGGGAGGAGGACGAAAAAGATATTCCGCATCGGCGACAGGGTGAAGATAAAGGTTATCCTCGCCGACGTCGAGCACAAACGTCTCCACTTCGAACTGATATAA